The genomic segment TGACACAGTGGACAAAATATACTCATTTAAttaacagcaacatttctgtgttgtgttagtAGATGTAACATAGTGGGTGGTGTTACCTAGTGACCCGTTCATGTGGTGTGGTTCCATCCCAGCCATGGCTCCCAGGGGTCCGTCAGAGCCGGGGCCCATTGGGAACTGGGGGGAGAAACAAGATGGCATGGGCTCACTTACTGCACAGTTCACATACAGCTAGACAAGTCTTACACAACAAGTGACCAAAAGAACCTGGAGCTCAGTTTCTAAGGAATGatgtatttacttattcatACTGTTGTGAACTCAAGTCCTTctttaaactggaaaaaaactGGTTCAGATTATTTCAGCTCCAAGACACTTATTGAAACAGTAGCCTGCAGTatcaaatcacacacaaacagaacctGTACAACAACTGCATTTGTTATGTTGAAGAAAATCTCCTCTGCACATTCCTGGGTGGAAAGTGCAACCCAGGAAGAGTGTGAGTGTGCTTCAGGAAGGTAAGGATACTGGTGTTTTTCATGCAGGGCAGCTGTATTTAAACACAAGGAAGTGAGATtccctgttttctgtctttccacTCAGCAGTATGACTGAAATGCGTGTGGGTGTTGATCGGCAACATTAATGTATATACCAAAGAATGGATATCCTCATTTTCCACCAGCTGCACGCAGTCAATAGACAAGGGAGTGTATTGAGATGGTACTGACCCAGAGAGGTCAAGTGTTTGGTTAATGGTAAAAGCTTTTCTTAACAACCAACAATGCACTATACGCCTCATCCACTTAATTGTTGTCCTCTGTCAACCCCTTTTTTTACTAAGTGACTCATTACATTCACAGGTCTgaccctgattttttttttttactgttattgaAACAGGTTTCTTCACATGGGGAAACACTTAAATGGGGTTGCAGGCTTCatacaaaatgaatgaatacacatacaagtgacaaattaaaggaaaaacctaaAAAATGATGGAGGGGGAAATGGGATGACAATGCCCCCATCTATAGGGCATGAGGcctcactgaatggtttgatgagtattaaaatgatgtgaatcgTATGCTATGGCCTTTGCActcaccagatctcaacccaactgaacaCTCAGAGGAGGATTTTGGACAGGATGTGTAAGACAGTGCTCTCCACTACCATCATCAAAAGACCAAATCAGGGAATATATTTTGGAAGAATTATGTTCCATCCCCCAAGTAGAGTTCGGacacttgtaaaaaaaaaaaaaaaatcaatgccaAGGCGCACTGCAGCTGTTCTAGAGGCATGTAGTGGCCCAACACCTtactaaaacattttatttactttgtcaCTCATCTCTGTGTAGTTAGGTTGTAAATAAGCAACAAAAAATCTTTTCTAAAAAAAGTGGTCTGTCTTTAAGGTGTATGCAATCTGTACGGTACTTCTACTTAACTCTGTGATCACATTATCCACACTATGTACAGACTGAAGACAATGAAAAGGCACTTACATTATTTCGGTTGCCGGGTCCAGTGTTTATCATGGTGTACAAATTGTCGCCAGAGTTGTTTGAGTCTGGAAAAGGCACAATTACATATAATTTGATTCTGATACTGAATGAAAAGGGTAATGATTAACACCTTAGGTCAGGGAAACACTAACCTGCAGGGCTGGGCATGATGGGAGTTCCTGGGGGTCCTCCTCCACCAGATGCCCCCTGTAGAGGACCagtcaaaaatatatatttaaactgtaatttttatGTTCAAATGCTAAAATGTCTGTTATATGCAGGAGTTAAGACATCAGGATGTGTACTCACCCCATATGCGCCAGGAGAGGGTGATGAGTAAGGCatctaaaaccaaaaaaacaaacattacagacCAGAAATGGGAGTGCAAACCATTTTCTATACCTCAAAAtgtcatcattcatcatttgaTCATCCTAACACCATTATGGCTGTCTGTCCAACTGTCTGTGGAAACCATGACACATAATACTACAATTACATCCCAGACTTAGAACCTTGGAACACATTAGACCTGCACCGCTCTGAGAGGAGATCTGGCTGCAATCTGAACCaccatttctgtgtgtgtgtgtgtgtgtgtgtgtgtgcgtgcatacaTTAGAACTCACAGAGTTGGCATTGTTGGGATTGGGCCATGGCCGACCAGTCCCTGGGCCCCTAGGTGGTAAAACCAACAATAACCTTAGTAAGACCTTGCATTTAGGTTGAAAcgtttgtgtgaaaatgttatttacaaGTAAAAAAAGCTCACATGTTCACTCCTGGCATGCCAGGACCCATGGTGTTGTGTGGAGGCCTCATCCCTCCACCAAAGTTCTGAGAGAACAAATATCATTAAAttgtatgttaaaaaaaacaaaaaacaaaaacaagtttaagGTTTTAAACCACAAGATACAAAAAGTTCCATGCAAACTCTAATTGAGATTATTTTCAAAGCAGCTTTACTTTGGATTTGGTAaataaaaattaacaaaacCCTTTACAAATAAGGCCCTCTGATCACCAGAACCCATCAAGTAAAGACCATGACCAGTGCATGGAGAAACCTACCTGAGGACCAGGCCCCATGGGTCCCATGCCTCGAGGGCCGGTCATTCTCTGCATTGGCCCCAAATTAGGATGGCCTGGGGGATAAAGGCAGTTTATATAAAGAGACAAGTCAAGAAGAAatcatttctctgctgcagatATAGTATGTATTAAAAGAGATCACAGTGCTGATTCACACCTTGTGGTCGTGTGGGGTCCATATTAGGCAGCATGGGATGAGGACCTGGTCCTCCGCCTGGTGGCtagcgggggggggggcataaaGGAGCAATGAAACTGAAGTTTTAAACACATGATACATATTCTGAATCCATGGGTTTTGAGTGTGTGAGGTCTACCTGGTTGGCCATCCTGATGGGGGGACCTCTTGGGCCTCCAGCAAAGCGAGGTGACATAAAGGACTACAACAGAAACATAATTGCTCTGTGAGatttcagtaaagaagtgacaTACATCTCCCAAAATGTAGCACTGTTCTAATTTCTCAAtagcatgtttgtgtgaatcctgacagacagcagcataAAGCATTAAGCTGAGACGAATGCCAAAGCATGAAGCATCAGCACTGAGAACCAGTGTTCCCAAATGACTGCAGATagcaaaaacagagaaaaagagagagaaagagggagaagggaGCATTACCTGACTATGAGGTCCCATCATACTGTTAGGGGGAGGAGGCTGAGGGTGAGGAGAGCCCTGGGGACCAGGAGGACCCTGTGGCATCGCACAAAATGAAGAGGCAaggaggaaggtggaggagggagagaagggggggaTGAGACGAGTTGAGGAGGAGGGAGCGAGAAACAGAGGTGACAaaagagaggcaaagagagaagCAGGGTTACTGCAGGGCAGAGGACAGTCGGAGAGCAAGAACCAAAGTGTGCCgcaaaaaatgtacaaaaataagaTGCTCACTTTCATGTAccaaacacagtgagagagaagagaggagagacagagacagacagacagagagagagcagagaagagcaAGCAAATGACTTAGCCTtgaatgagagagaagagacagagagatggagaggatgTGTGCTCTTTTGCCTGTCAGTCAAGACATTAAGAAGCCTGCTGCATGCAGCATGTTATCAGTGCTAATTTCCCTGAATTAACAGCGTCAATTAAGCTCTATGCAATTAGCTTTATAACAACACTAAACACCGGCACTGTGTTGCTAATGTTGCTGATCTGACAAGAGAGTGAGGGGTCTAATTGAGGCTCCTCCTGGATTCTGGTATGGAAagtactgagtgtgtgtgtgtgtgttcatatatcAACATCAAAATGTCTTTCCTGATATTAACATGATCACATAATGAGTCACGGCTTTGTGGCTTCTAGTTCATAATAAGTGAGTCTAGTGGAGGCAGGGCAACATCGTGACATTTTATGTCACCTCTTGGAGATGGTTCCACACAGTTTGCCTGCCAAGAGTTTATCCTCATGAGATATTGATTTACAGTAGGTGCTGCACCTTTCGATTTCTCCATTAGGGAAAATGGCCACGCCTGCCTGTTTACAACACTGGAGGGGCCCAGGCAGACAGAACGTCTATGGTGTTTACTACAAGTTcactgagcagagaggaggagaacaaaaagacacaaaccagTGCAGACACCAATGTGAGGACCTACAGCTCCAGATTatatacagacatttttcaaaGCTGGAGCCTGCAGAAGTGCAGCtaagaaaatgatcagttcattaattaattagtcTGTCCACAGGAAATGAATTTATTCTATtctgataactgattaattgttgaGGATGCTGTGATTTGTcaagtgaaaataataaaagttgGAAAGTATTCCTAGCAGTAACAGATAGTTATCAGCCTGGTGATGGACTTACCTGGAAAAAGCCAGGCGGCATGGGTCCTCCAGGCATGCCCTCGCCAGGGGGCATTCCTCCCATCACAGGactgggagctgctgctgcactctaAGAtggaaatacagacagaatacACAATACAAGTTAACTGGAAATATTTTCACATCTCGATagacacaaaaaacatgcacaggAAGACAAAGTGCTGTTATGACGTTTATTTTGTCCCTTCTTGATCAAAAGTCTCGGCATAGCTGGCCACAAGAGGAGTACATGTGAGGAATCAAATACCCTTTTGgactaacccccccccccaaaaaaaagagtAAGGAACAGAAAGTGCCAACACACATTACCACATCGTTTGTG from the Lates calcarifer isolate ASB-BC8 linkage group LG17, TLL_Latcal_v3, whole genome shotgun sequence genome contains:
- the ssbp3b gene encoding single-stranded DNA-binding protein 3b isoform X3; translation: MFPKGKGTPVPSDGQAREKLALYVYEYLLHIGAQKSAQTFLSEIRWEKNITLGEPPGFLHSWWCVFWDLYCAAPERRETCDHSSEAKAFHDYSAAAAPSPVMGGMPPGEGMPGGPMPPGFFQSFMSPRFAGGPRGPPIRMANQPPGGGPGPHPMLPNMDPTRPQGHPNLGPMQRMTGPRGMGPMGPGPQNFGGGMRPPHNTMGPGMPGVNMGPGTGRPWPNPNNANSVSSNMPYSSPSPGAYGGASGGGGPPGTPIMPSPADSNNSGDNLYTMINTGPGNRNNFPMGPGSDGPLGAMAGMEPHHMNGSLGSGDMDGMNKNSPNNLSGISNPPGTPRDDGELSGNFLHSFQSENYSPTMTMSV
- the ssbp3b gene encoding single-stranded DNA-binding protein 3b isoform X4 produces the protein MFPKGKGTPVPSDGQAREKLALYVYEYLLHIGAQKSAQTFLSEIRWEKNITLGEPPGFLHSWWCVFWDLYCAAPERRETCDHSSEAKAFHDYSAAAAPSPVMGGMPPGEGMPGGPMPPGFFQSFMSPRFAGGPRGPPIRMANQPPGGGPGPHPMLPNMDPTRPQGHPNLGPMQRMTGPRGMGPMGPGPQNFGGGMRPPHNTMGPGMPGVNMGPGTGRPWPNPNNANSMPYSSPSPGAYGGASGGGGPPGTPIMPSPADSNNSGDNLYTMINTGPGNRNNFPMGPGSDGPLGAMAGMEPHHMNGSLGSGDMDGMNKNSPNNLSGISNPPGTPRDDGELSGNFLHSFQSENYSPTMTMSV
- the ssbp3b gene encoding single-stranded DNA-binding protein 3b isoform X1 gives rise to the protein MFPKGKGTPVPSDGQAREKLALYVYEYLLHIGAQKSAQTFLSEIRWEKNITLGEPPGFLHSWWCVFWDLYCAAPERRETCDHSSEAKAFHDYSAAAAPSPVMGGMPPGEGMPGGPMPPGFFQGPPGPQGSPHPQPPPPNSMMGPHSQSFMSPRFAGGPRGPPIRMANQPPGGGPGPHPMLPNMDPTRPQGHPNLGPMQRMTGPRGMGPMGPGPQNFGGGMRPPHNTMGPGMPGVNMGPGTGRPWPNPNNANSVSSNMPYSSPSPGAYGGASGGGGPPGTPIMPSPADSNNSGDNLYTMINTGPGNRNNFPMGPGSDGPLGAMAGMEPHHMNGSLGSGDMDGMNKNSPNNLSGISNPPGTPRDDGELSGNFLHSFQSENYSPTMTMSV
- the ssbp3b gene encoding single-stranded DNA-binding protein 3b isoform X2, which produces MFPKGKGTPVPSDGQAREKLALYVYEYLLHIGAQKSAQTFLSEIRWEKNITLGEPPGFLHSWWCVFWDLYCAAPERRETCDHSSEAKAFHDYSAAAAPSPVMGGMPPGEGMPGGPMPPGFFQGPPGPQGSPHPQPPPPNSMMGPHSQSFMSPRFAGGPRGPPIRMANQPPGGGPGPHPMLPNMDPTRPQGHPNLGPMQRMTGPRGMGPMGPGPQNFGGGMRPPHNTMGPGMPGVNMGPGTGRPWPNPNNANSMPYSSPSPGAYGGASGGGGPPGTPIMPSPADSNNSGDNLYTMINTGPGNRNNFPMGPGSDGPLGAMAGMEPHHMNGSLGSGDMDGMNKNSPNNLSGISNPPGTPRDDGELSGNFLHSFQSENYSPTMTMSV